The nucleotide window TCCCTAAATCCTTATACGAGCAGTTCCACCGCGCCGCGAACCTCTACTTCCTGGTAGCCGCCATCCTCTCCGTCTTCCCTCTCTCCCCCTTCAACAAATGGAGCATGATCGCTCCTTTAGTCTTCGTCGTGGGGCTCAGCATGATGAAAGAGGCTCTGGAGGATTGGCGCAGGTTCATCCAAGACGTGAAGATCAACGCGAGGAAGACGTGTGTTCATAAAACTGATGGTGGATTTCGTTCTAGAAAGTGGAAGAAGGTTAGAGTTGGAGACGTTGTGAAGGTGGAGAAGGACGAGTTCTTCCCTGCTGATTTGCTTCTTCTGTCGTCTAGCTACGAGGATGGGATTTGTTATGTTGAGACTATGAACTTAGATGGTGAAACGAACTTGAAAGTGAAGAGGTCTTTGGAAGTGACACTACCACTAGATGATGATGAGTCTTTTAAAAACTTCATGGGGACTATAAGATGTGAAGATCCAAACCCAAGTCTCTACACCTTCGTTGGGAATCTTGAGTATCAGCGTCAAACATTTCCTTTGGATCCAAGTCAGGTTCTGTTAAGAGACTCAAAGCTTAGGAACACAGCTTACGTCTACGGAGTGGTGGTCTTCACAGGTCACGACACTAAAGTTATGCAAAACTCAACGAAGTCACCTTCAAAGAGAAGCAGAATCGAAAGGACAATGGACTACATCATCTACACGCTTCTAGTCCTACTCATCTTGATCTCTTGCATCAGCTCATCAGGCTTCGCTTGGGAGACAGAGTTCCACATGCCGAAGATGTGGTACTTGCGACCTGACGCCCCCGAGGATCTAACCAACCCTATAAGTCCAGTCTACGCTGGCGTTGTCCATCTCATCACCGCTCTGTTGCTTTACGGATACTTGATTCCAATCTCTCTTTATGTCTCTATAGAAGTTGTCAAAGTCTGGCAAGCAAGTTTTATTAATCAAGACTTGCGCATGTACGATGATGAGAGTGGCGTCCCCGCGCAAGCGCGAACTTCGAATCTAAACGAAGAGCTTGGTCAGGTGCATACTATACTCTCTGATAAGACGGGGACGTTGACGTGTAACCAGATGGATTTCTTGAAATGTTCCATCGCTGGTGCTTCTTATGGTGTTCGTTCAAGCGAAGTGGAGCTAGCTGCTGCTAAGCAGATGGCTGTTGATCGTGAAGAGCATGGAGAGATGGTAACAAGTACTAGAGTGTATGGTACGTGTGACAGTAGCGGCACGCGTGAGATAGAGGTGGAAAGTGGAGGGGATAATAATGACAATCCTAGAGTTCCTATAAAGGGGTTTGGTTTTGAGGATAACAGGCTCATGAATGGGAACTGGTTAAGGGAGTCGCAGCCAAATGATATCTTGCAGTTCTTTAGGATATTAGCTATTTGTCACACGGCGATTCCTGAGCTGGACGAGGAGAGTGGTAAGTACACTTATGAAGCAGAGTCGCCTGATGAGGCTTCTTTTCTTGCTGCTGCTAGAGAGTTTGGTTTTGAGTTTTGTAAGAGGACTCAGTCAAGCGTGTTTGTCCGTGAGAGATTCTCTTCTTCAGGGCAAGTAATAGAGAGGTGAGTATAGTAGAGAGAGGTCTCATCTTTAACCCTTTTGATTATCATTTTAATCTCTACTAAGTAGCATACACAATGCAGGGAGTATAAAGTTCTGAATCTGTTGGAATTCACAAGCAAAAGAAAGAGAATGTCCGTGATTGTAAGGGATGAGGAAGGGCAGATTCTTCTACTATGCAAAGGAGCCGACAGGTTAGCAAACATCAAGAAGGTTATATTAACATTCTGTTCTTGTCTCTTCACTGTTATCAAGTTTTTGTCTCCTGTTTTGTTCTTTGCAGCATTATCTTTGATCGGTTGGCAAAGAATGGGAAGACATACTTGGGACCTACAACTAGGCATTTAACTGAGTATGGAGAAGCTGGGCTACGTACACTCGCACTTGCTTACAGAAAGCTTGATGAGGAGGAATATACAGCTTGGAACTCTGAGTTTCTCAAGGCTAAGACTTCAATAGGATCTGATAGAGATGAGCTGCTTGAGAAGGGATCGGATATGATTGAAAAGGAGCTTATCCTTGTTGGTGCTACTGCTGTGGAGGACAAACTTCAGAAAGGGGTATGTATTGTCAAACAGAAACACTTACACATATCTTTTATCTTGTTTATGTGAATTAATGTTTTTTGGATGTTTTCATTTGAGTTAGGTTCCTCAATGCATAGATAAACTTGCTCAAGCTGGTCTCAAACTATGGGTTTTAACTGGGGACAAAATGGAAACAGCAATCAACATTGGGTTAGAATCTCTCTTGAACATAATGAGATGTGTTATCTGCTTTTATCTAGTGAGTTGTATGAACACATTTACCTTTTTATGAACTGCAGATTTGCGTGTAGTTTACTTAGGCAAGGCATGAGACAGATCTGCATAACATCAATAAATCCAGATGGAGGATCCCAAGATTCAAAAAGGGTATATCAAATGGATTTCTTGAAGATTCAAGTCCCTTCAACTACAGATTTGAAGCTAACTTTGTATCTAATGATTATGTGTCAGGCTGTGAAGGAGAACATTTTGAATCAACTCACTAAAGCTGTACAAATGGTGAAGCTAGAGACGGATCCGCATGCTGCGTTTGCTTTGATCATTGACGGGAAAACACTAACTTATGCATTGGAGGATGATATGAAGTATCAGTTCTTGGCTTTAGCAGTTGACTGTGCGTCAGTCATCTGCTGTCGCGTGTCTCCCAAGCAAAAGGCTTTGGTAACAAGGCTGGTTAAAGAAGGAACCGGAAGAACCACACTGGCAATAGGCGATGGTGCAAATGATGTTGGGATGATTCAAGAAGCTGACATTGGTGTAGGAATCAGTGGAGTTGAAGGCATGCAGGCTGTTATGGCTAGTGACTTTTCCATTGCGCAGTTTCGGTTCTTGGAACGATTACTCGTCGTCCATGGACACTGGTGCTACAAAAGAATAGCTCAAATGGTAATAATTAAATCTTGTGGCcattttaattacttttttacCTTGTAGTTTGTTACTAACGTTAAGCTGTTTTAACATCCAGATATGCTATTTCTTCTACAAGAACATAGCATTTGGTCTCACTCTCTTCTACTTTGAAGCCTTCACTGGATTCTCCGGACAATCAGTGTACAACGACTATTACCTACTGCTCTTCAATGTTGTCCTTACCTCATTGCCAGTGATTGCCCTTGGAGTCTTTGAACAGGATGTTTCCTCCGAAATCTGTTTACAAGTAAGCTTTAATAATCATCAGCGGAAGCTTCTAGATATAACTAATCCGTTGATTCTAAAAATATTCGGAAACTATGTGAAAAGACCATATAAGAAAACTATAAAAATcctaaaacaattaaaataattatcctaataataaataaaacattaaataattaGAATGCTGCATCACTAAGCTATTTTGAATCTCTGCTCATGCCTTCTCTTGTTTGTGCTTTGTGTAGTTTCCTGCTTTATACCAACAAGGCACAAAGAACCTCTTCTTTGATTGGTCAAGAATCCTTGGATGGATGTGCAACGGCGTCTACTCATCGCTAGTCATATTCTTCCTCAACATCGGAATCATCTACTCACAAGCCTTCAGAGCAGGTGGCCAAACAGCTGACATGGATGCTGTCGGCACAACCATGTTCACTTGCATCATATGGGCAGTCAATGTTCAAATCGCGTTAACCATGTCCCACTTCACTTGGATCCAACACGTTCTGATATGGGGAAGCATCGGTCTGTGGTATCTCTTCCTAGCTCTCTTCGGGATGATGCGCCCAAGCCTCTCCGGAAACATTTACAGTATCCTCGATGAGATTCTTGGTCCTGCGCCTATCTACTGGATGGCTACGTTGCTGGTCACGGTGGCTGCGGTTCTTCCTTACGTTGCTCACATTGCTTTCCAGAGGTTCTTGAATCCGTTGGATCATCATATCATACAAGAGATTAAATACTACAAAAGAGATGTTGAGGACGCGAGGATGTGGACCAGAGAGGGTAGTAAAGCGAGAGAGAAGACCAAGATTGGGTTCACAGCTAGAGTTGACGCAAAGATCAGGCATCTAAGGTCGAAACTGAACAAGAAACAGTCGAATTTGTCGCATTTTTCAGCTGAAGATGCAATGTCACCTAGATCATTGTAGCATGTATAGGTTTGTTTTTTCTTACAGGTCCCCAATTCTCTGATGCCTTGAGAGTTTTGGAGAGGTCTTAGAGTGAGATCAGTCTGTAAAGAGTAGTAGctgatgttttttttctattattttgttggcttctcatttttttttattaacatgctttgtttcttttgtatacTATATACTTAGGATTTGTTTATACTTAGGAGTTAGGACAGAATGCAAAAACTTTAACAAAGCATCTTCCTTTGTGCCTCTTCTGCTCCTATCTCTAATCATAATTAATTGGTGCATATTATGAATTCTATGtacaatattaatatataatggtTGCTTAACAGTAATTGATATCTCTTGTACTCATTCTAGATTTAGATCTGGACATTCGAATATCTGTTTGAGTTTGTGTTGAGTTCATAGATCTCATTCAAATTTTATGTGTTTGAATCGGGTTCGGTTAACAATATTTCTTCGAATAGATCTTGTAATTTCTCTCTAAGATCCATCTAATATCGGAATTCATTTAAAGttcaattaataatattttgaattattttacaAATGTGATACATGAAATTAGTTACCTATGCTCAAAATATTATTTCGAATACTAATTTGGATACTGAAGTTCCGTCTTTCCATTTTCAGCGTTCGAGTTCAGATATGGTTCAAATCATTACCAAAACCTGAAATACAAATCCATTcagatattttataaatcaGAGTGTGTAATTCatggtttttggttcggttcgttCATGTACAACTGCTTATCAGCTTATGCCTAATCCATCCATCAATCAATCTGGCTTAAAGAATTGTTGCGTGTTTGATACTGGTTAGAGAAGTGAGAGAGTGGTTGGTTGGCGAATACAATAATTCACGTTACCATGGGCCGATATATACACACAATATGGGCCTGCCCCGGGCCCATAGAAAGTATATCAAACAACTCCACGATAATAAATAGTAAGCGTTGATTTGCTTTTAAAGTGCTTAACCATCTGTGAGTCTATCCCCTTCCCTTTTGGGATATTATTATTTTCGCCGCGTGGAGAGAGAGATGTCGACGCTCTTTCGCCGGAAGTCAATCGGAATCCACCCCTACTCCCAACTTCAATCCCTTTTGATTTAATCTTTTTCTCCTGCTGCTGTAACTATCTCATCGCACTCCTCAGCTACTCTGCTTCAATCTGTAGTTAATTGGGGATTCTGTTAGGTTTTAGGGGTTTTATCAGCTTTTTGATTTAGATGGAGCCGAGAGTCGGAAACAAGTTTCGGCTCGGGAGGAAGATCGGTAGTGGATCCTTCGGAGAGATCTATCTTGGTATGCTCTAAATCGCTTTTCTCGTTGAGCAGAGATTACTgtttaaaaatgatttgaatTGGATATGGCGTTTGTTTAGGTACGAATATACAGACGAATGAAGAAGTTGCCATTAAACTTGTAAGTTTTCGTTTTTACAAATTAAAAGCATTTCCAATGTCTAATGAAGTAGGGAGAAGCTAGTTTTGGGAATGTGAGATCTATTATTACATAAAGAATTGAACTTTCTCTGAACGTGGAATGAAAAGCTGTGATTTTTGGTGGCATATGTGTGTGCAAAGGTCTTATGTTATTGCTTGGCCTTTCTTGGCTtgtagcttcttcttctttacctgTTTAAGAGGTTGTTTACAATCGAAAGACATAGGTCTACACTGTGTTTAGACGGAAATGGATATAATAATGTTTCTTAGGCTTATACGCAGCTATAAGGCAGTTACTGCTTTTTGTATTCTGCAGTCTAGTAATTTAGATGAGTTTCTTCCTTTCCTTCATTTTGATTTTCAGTGCTTTGGTGGTGATAAGTTTCTTTCTAGTTTTGATTCTGGATTCAACCTGACTTCTTCTTTTATAAGAACTGAGAGTTAGTATTATTGATTCTTGGGAAGATATTGTAATTAATGCTGAATAGGCTCTTAGTGTGAACGACAACATTACCTGCAACTGGGTGGGCCCTACTACATGTTGAAATTTTTGAGATGTTTGTTGTGTTGTGTGGCCTAAAGATGGAGAATTATAGGGCTGACAGCTACTCATATTATTGTATTCAACGTTGCTTGTCTGTTGTCAAtatgcttcttttttttcttttcttttctgttaCCTGTTTGTTTGTACTGGTTCTGACTGTTAATGATGTTCAATCAAATCttgatatttgttttcatatttctttttttgttctgaAAATGTAACAGATTTATCTTAGTTTAAGTGTATTGTTTGCTGCATATGTTTTGACTGCATCCGTTTTTCTTCTTTCAGGAAAATGTGAAAACTAAGCATCCTCAGTTGCTGTATGAATCAAAATTGTATAAAGTATTACAAGGAGGAAGTAAGGATCTAGTTTTGTAACTTGTTTACATTTGCTGTTTGTGATTTCTGCTTTCTTATCCAGAGACGTTGCTTTCCTTTCCTTTATTCTAGCCGGAGTTCCAAACGTTAAATGGTATGGTACTGAAGGGGACTATAACGTCCTTGTGATAGACTTGCTGGGGCCTAGCCTTGAAGATCTATTCAACTTCTGTAGTAGGAAACTCTCACTTAAGACTGTACTAATGCTTGCAGATCAAATGGTAGGATACCTTGTATAGCCTGAAAACAGTTTCCTATATTCAATAGGGGTATTGCCAAAATACTTAGGATATTTTTTCCCCTTTTGTCAGATCAATCGCATTGAATTTGTTCATCAGAAGTCATTTCTACACCGGGACATCAAGCCTGACAACTTTCTGATGGGTCTCGGAAGGCGCGCAAATCAGGTAGCGATGAAATGGGTTGTTTGTACGCTTTTTACTCTTCTTAACTATCTGCTAAACGAAGTGTTGGCCGAATACAGGTATATGTCATCGACTTTGGTCTGGCAAAGAAGTATCGAGACTCAAATAATCAGCATATTCCGTACAGGTTGGCCACAGCCCTGTGATTTTCCTTGTCGAGAatgtgcttttttttttacttatatgcTCAGAGTATTAGACTAGAGATATACATCACTGTGAAAGGGTGGAATCTTCGTCTATGCCTACAATAGGAACTGCAGTTTGGTTATTTAAGTTTTTTCTACTGTCTGGATGTACTTTACTGTTAGCTGCTATCTAGAAAATGGGCCTAGTACTTTTCCTTGGTTTTGAGTATATGGCTGCTTCATTCTTGTTTCAGTGGGCATGAATGTTTATAGACAAGACAAAAGttcttgtagttttttttttttcatttcgtAATTGGTATCATACTTGCCGTTTTAGTATTTTGTATAGCCTCATAAATATTTAGTATAATTTTCCAGTTTTTGTGAAGCTGCATTAGTATATAGAGAGTCATTTGTTGCAATGCTACGAAATAGAAACACTTTCGATGATTGCAGTATATGATGTATCAGCTGCTTAGCAACTACAATCTTAATATCTTGTGTATCGCAGGGAAAACAAAAACTTGACTGGAACGGCTAGATACGCCAGCATGAACACTCACCTTGGCATAGGTACACAAGTTCATTTAGTTTCCAACTTTCTTGTTATTTAAAAACGTAGTTCTGAATAGCAATGGTCGGTTTATATCACAGAACAAAGTCGTAGAGATGATTTGGAGTCACTGGGATTTGTTCTCATGTACTTCTTAAAAGGAAGGTAAGAGCTGCTCCTACCTTCAACGTTGGCATGTTTCCGTTGGTAATTAAAGGACTGTCTTTAACTTACTTACCCAATTAAATGCAGTCTTCCTTGGCAAGGACTGAAAGCTGGCAATAAGAAGCAAAAGTATGAGAGAATCAGTGAAAAGAAAGTATCGACATCTATTGAGGTATCATTATCACCCATTACATGTGTTGGTCATACTTGTGGTCTAATGCttcttttatattcttttcttattttagtCTTTGTGCCGTGGATATCCATCCGAATTCGCTTCTTACTTTCATTATTGCCGTTCCCTGAGATTCGACGACAAGCCAGACTATGCCTACCTGAAACGTCTTTTCCGTGACCTGTTTATTCGCGAAGGTCTGGTCCCATCCATCATCACTTTTGTTAATTCTAGTCTGATGAAGCAAATATAACTTGAACCAATCAAGAACATGTTGATTTATATATGCGTTATCCTCTGCTCACATTTTAGGCTTccagtttgattatgtatttgaTTGGACGATCCTGAAGTATCAGCAATCACAGATTTCAACTCCGCCTCCCCGGCCTCACGTAAGTGTCAtggctttttctttttcatatttcatCTTTCTACTTCATTTGTGCTGATGAACATAGCTTTCTTTCAGGGCGCTGGAGTTGGTCCAAGCTCTGGCTTACCCCCTGCTATCGCTAGTGCTGAGAGACCATCAGGTTGTTCCACCTGTCTTGATTTTTCATTAGTTTCTTTCCATGTATGATAACGCATTTCACTACAGGGACATGGCTTCTATCCATTTGATATGTTCTTTGGTTCAACTGCAGGTGGCGAGGAAGTTAGACCTTCTGGTTGGTTATTAGGAAACCCTAGACGAAGTTCTGGACATATTTTTAACTCAGGAAGCTCAGCTAAACAAAAGGCACCAGTTTCAAGTGATCCTGCAATATCTAAAGATGTAGTGGTGAGTACATAAAGTTTCTCCAGGTTTAGAGGTATCCATTTGATTCGTTGTATAAATGGTAACTGAATTGTTTTGCTTGTGACAGTTATCAAGCTCTAGCTTTCTCCGCGCAACTGGATCATCAAGACGTGCTACTGTCTCCAGTAGTCGCGAGCCTGCAGTTCCTGGAACTGATTCTGAGCCATCAAAACCTCAAAACATTGAAGCTGGATCAAGCTCCAACCCAAAGATCCATGGTGGTCGAAGCTCACCTATCGTCTCATCTGATAACAACAAGCTATCATCTCCCTCGAGGGGAAATACTTCAGTGATGAAGAACTATGAGTCCAACCTTAAAGGGATCGAGAGTCTGCATTTTTAGTCTCTGCTGGGGATCACTGAACCAGTGAATGATCGTTGAGCTTCCCCGGGACAGAGTGTAAattaaaagacaaaagaaaacCTTTGTTAGGCTCTCTCCCCATGTATTACGTGCATTTGTGTTTACAGGGAGAGAGACTTTACTTGTGCTGCATGTAAGCACTCTCAAataacaaagaaagaaagactCTGAAGAAGTGATTCCAGAGAAACACAAACTCAAAGAGGATGAGATCAAGGAGACTAAAGACTTGAAACACTCTTAAGTCCTCATTTGTTATTTCTTAATGTCTGTTTGTATTTGTGTCGTTTGGTATTGCaaagttaaaattattttttgtgtcTCAAAGAGATTTGAAGTGTCGTCGCAAAAAAAGGCGCAAAAGAAAGAAGGggtttttcttatattttcgtcTTCTCGTGTGACATCATATTGTGAGGGTAAATGGTCATTCTGTGGGTAAATAGTGAAAGATGTACGTAAGCAATAATTGTACTGTTTTCCCTTACAGAAATTTCTTATGTCTTGTCAAGTTCCATCCTGAGAGGGCCTGAGAGTTGCATGTTACATTGTGAACGCAATTAAAATCCTTAAATCATGGTAACTACCAATTTATCATGGCTTATATGATTCAGcctaaatattttattgttacAAACAACCATAACATCCAGTTACTAACAGCAATATTTGGCTGAAAAACGAGGAGAAAGAGACAATAGAAGAGAGGTTGAGAAGATTTTGTAGTTGAATCATGAAAGAGGTAAGACCtgatgaaaagaaaaagacaacaCAGAGATTTATTAAGTATTTGCCCTTCGGTTTACAACTTAAACAATGAACCTACCACTTGCTTGCCTTGTGTCTCTCGCTCTTTTTTGAACATGATTATTGCGTGATTAAGATAAGTTCCTGAAATCAGATATCGTACGTGATTACCTTATCACCACAAACCATAGACAGCATTTGAACAAGTCTCCTTGAACCATTTGAAGCTCTTTTTCATAGACCCCTTCACTTTCCCTTCAACACCATACACATTATAACCAGccactctcttcttcctctgaaTCTCTGCCTCACACAAACCCTTGTACCCTTTCTTCGCCTTACTAGTTCTTCTCTTCGATTTACTGTTGGGACTGTCTCTGTCTCTCACCGTCGTTGGATTCTTGTATGGACTATAAGTTGATACGCTGTAAGATCTCATCATCACTGGTGGGAGCTGGTTTGTTGGACTTGGTGCTGCTTCTCCATTACTAGTTAAGCAATGGTACTTGTTGGTGATGCTGCTTCTTCTTCCTGTGATCTCTTCTCTGCATGACTTGGATCTGAACATCTCTTCACTTGCAACAAGCTCAAGAAACTGTATCTGCTGCTTTtaggaagaaagaaaaggagAGTTGATTTTGGCTTCTATCACCAACCTCTTTCTCTTCTGCTTTTTGTCTCTTGTaaactttttaacatttttggcaatatgaattatatagaacataaatataaattaaattcattttttGTCTAGTAATTACAATTTACAACCTCAACATCTGTGAACGAAGGTTCCTGGTCATTGGTTAGATGAGATAAGTTTTTGTCGTTTACTAATTTAACTATATTAGAAATTAATTACTAGATTACCTCGTATGTTTTATTCTTCCTAAGAAAATTTTGTAAGATCTCATGTCCTTTTGCATTAACACATGGCCTCTGCTTCTTACTTTATGAGTTCAAGAGAGTTTTTGGGGCTCGTACCATTTCCAAACAGTTAATATAATTTGTAATTTACTTTGGCCAAACTAAATCAACAAAATTTAAACAAGAATTTGATTTGCATATTTCACAAGAAAGAGAGCAAAACATCATAAGGTCAATAGACCAAatgcaaaacaaaaacaaaaacagttgTGCAAGCTCATTAGTCTAATGATTTGACTAAATGTTTACTAATGCGTCTATATCAAGTGTCCAGAGAATGCAATGCAAGTTGAGCCAATATACATGATTTTCATCAGATTTATTATGTAATAATTCTCATGATTTAGTAAAggtaataaattattgttagaagCTTGATCCAACCATCTATAACAATTATCTATGAAATGGTGAAATACTAGAGAAATAAGTAAACCTAGACTATCCTTGTGAGTCAAGTTAACAAAGAAGTCATAACATTAAACGGAAAATCTTTGTCaacaaaacagaagaaaaacTCATCTCATGTTGCCAAAAAAGGAGGGTAAAAATCAGCAGCTCCTCggtaaaaaagaagagaaattaCCAAGCCGCCGCAACAGTAAAAAAGACTCTAGAGAAGATCAGCAACATTGTTAGGCAACTCCTCGACAACCACATTGTAAAACTTCTGAATATCAGACATCATCCTCTCATCATCCGTCGTCATAAAGTTAATCGCCACTCCCTTCCTCCCAAACCTCCCACTCCTTCCGATACGGTGAAGGTAATTCTCCGGCTGCGTCGGCAGGTCAAAGTTAATCACCAGAGACACCTGCTGAACATCTATACCACGCGCAAGAAGATCAGTGGTTATCAGCACGCGAGAAGATCCCGACCTAAACTCTCTCATGATGATGTCTCTCGTGTTCTGATCCATATCTCCATGCGTCGCCGACACCGTATGGTCACGGCTCCTCATTTTATCAGTCAACCAATCAACCTTACGCCTAGTGTTCACAAAGATAACACTCTGAGTGATAGCCAGCGTCTCGTAGAGATCACATAACGTCTCCAGCTTCCACTCTTCTTTATCAACGTTGACGTAAAACTGCTTGATACCTTCGAGAGTTAGCTCGTCGCGCTTGACGAGAATCCTCACCGGTTTGCTCATAAACTTCCTCGTGATCTCAAGCGCTTCAGGCGGCATCGTGGCTGAGAAGACGCCAACCTGGACCTTGGAAGGGAGAAGCTGGAAGATGTCGTAAATCTGATCCTTGAAGCCGCGAGAGAGCATCTCATCAGCTTCGTCGAGAACAAACATCTTGATGGCGTCTGCGCGGAGAGACTGCCTGCGGAGCATGTCGAAGACGCGACCAGGTGTGCCAACAACGACGTGGACACCATACTGGAGGATACGTTGATCCTCACGGACGCTTGTTCCGCCGACACACGCGTGGACCTTGACGCCGAGGTAGTCGCCGAGAGCTCTCATGACCTTTTCAATCTGCTGAGCTAGCTCTCTTGTAGGTGCTAGAACAAGAGCTTGGCACTGGAGGAGAGTGTAGTCGAGCTGCTGGAGGACGCCGGAGCAGAAGGTGGCGGTCTTGCCGGTTCCGGATTGAGCTTGCTGGATCACGTCGAGGCCCTTGCAGAATGGGATGATTCCTCTCTGTTGAATAGCAGAAGGCTTCTCAAAACCTGGAACATGGACAACGATGATTAAATGGTCCTACAATGACTTGTTAACAGTAGATTAAATATAGGACTCTAAATTAATAGAGTAGATAGAATGTGTTGTGTAACGTACCATAGGCGTAGATACCCCGGAGAAGATCAGACCTGAGTTCCATGGTATCAAAGCTATCGCAGACTTCGTCATAGGTGGTGTAGAAAGTTTCCTGTCCTTCCTCACCGAGTCTACAGAACATCATATAACTTAGTAGCGGTTTGGTTACATTGGTGATTCAGAGATTTCGATAGTAGATGATGAGAGAACTTACATGGCGTTCATCTTGGTATCAAACTGACGTGGATCATATTGAGTTCCTTCAGACGCCATTCCTGCCATGACTGTATAAACATAACGacattgttaaaaaaataacatttttgaaaGCAAAGACATTCAATTTATAACCAAACTCTCTTGTCTTATTAGATATCTAAAATCAAGCATAAAAGACAGAGACTTCGAAT belongs to Brassica rapa cultivar Chiifu-401-42 chromosome A07, CAAS_Brap_v3.01, whole genome shotgun sequence and includes:
- the LOC103831779 gene encoding eukaryotic initiation factor 4A-3 yields the protein MAGMASEGTQYDPRQFDTKMNAILGEEGQETFYTTYDEVCDSFDTMELRSDLLRGIYAYGFEKPSAIQQRGIIPFCKGLDVIQQAQSGTGKTATFCSGVLQQLDYTLLQCQALVLAPTRELAQQIEKVMRALGDYLGVKVHACVGGTSVREDQRILQYGVHVVVGTPGRVFDMLRRQSLRADAIKMFVLDEADEMLSRGFKDQIYDIFQLLPSKVQVGVFSATMPPEALEITRKFMSKPVRILVKRDELTLEGIKQFYVNVDKEEWKLETLCDLYETLAITQSVIFVNTRRKVDWLTDKMRSRDHTVSATHGDMDQNTRDIIMREFRSGSSRVLITTDLLARGIDVQQVSLVINFDLPTQPENYLHRIGRSGRFGRKGVAINFMTTDDERMMSDIQKFYNVVVEELPNNVADLL